One Peptostreptococcus equinus genomic window carries:
- a CDS encoding YicC/YloC family endoribonuclease, producing the protein MAKSMTGFGIGEYKDENYSISVECKTINHKYLDINPRIPRKISFLEDRFRQLVKEYISRGRMDAYIKFDVIGTSGLKLDYDKDLAKQYYNIISDISENVMNNKESLNTISPIDIARFPDVIKQEEAQEDEEKLWYMFEKASRNALEKLCNMRVIEGEKLKEDILLRSNILESSIQKIENFSDTVVDDYRLRLETRLSELLDVSNKVDESRLAQEIAIFADKSSITEEIVRFKSHIIQMRDAINIEDSIGRKMDFLIQEMNREVNTIGSKSSDINITNLVIQIKSELEKIREQIQNIE; encoded by the coding sequence ATGGCTAAAAGTATGACCGGTTTTGGAATCGGTGAATATAAAGATGAAAACTATAGTATTAGCGTGGAGTGCAAGACTATTAACCACAAATATCTTGATATAAATCCTAGAATACCGCGAAAAATATCATTTTTAGAAGATAGATTTAGACAATTGGTAAAAGAATATATATCTAGAGGTAGAATGGATGCATATATCAAATTTGATGTAATAGGAACTAGTGGTTTAAAATTAGACTATGACAAAGATTTAGCTAAGCAATATTATAATATTATTAGCGATATTAGCGAGAATGTGATGAATAATAAAGAATCATTAAATACTATTTCTCCTATAGATATAGCTAGATTTCCTGATGTTATAAAGCAAGAAGAAGCTCAAGAAGATGAAGAAAAGTTATGGTATATGTTTGAAAAAGCAAGTAGAAATGCTCTTGAAAAATTATGTAATATGAGAGTAATTGAAGGAGAGAAGCTAAAAGAAGATATTTTACTAAGATCTAATATTTTAGAAAGTTCTATACAAAAGATAGAGAACTTTTCAGATACAGTAGTAGATGATTATAGACTTAGACTAGAGACTAGATTAAGTGAATTACTAGATGTATCTAATAAAGTAGACGAGTCAAGATTAGCGCAAGAAATTGCAATTTTTGCAGATAAATCTAGTATAACAGAAGAAATAGTTAGGTTTAAAAGCCATATAATTCAAATGAGAGATGCTATAAATATAGAAGATTCTATAGGTAGAAAAATGGACTTTTTGATTCAAGAGATGAATAGGGAAGTTAATACTATCGGATCAAAGTCTTCTGATATTAATATAACTAATTTAGTAATTCAAATTAAATCTGAACTAGAAAAAATAAGAGAGCAGATTCAAAATATAGAATAG
- a CDS encoding Rqc2 family fibronectin-binding protein, with amino-acid sequence MSLDAIVVSNLANELNDKLVASKIDKVYQPEKDEICLKIRAGKDNYKFVISASASNPRLYISDQYDKNNPKKAPVFCMTLRKHIQSGVIDHIEQIGFERIIKIAVDSYDELKEKTRKFLYIEIMGKHSNIILVSEKTGKIIDSIKRVPISVSRLRQVLPGNDYELPPVQDKINPKEKIEGELFREMIVSFDGPIYKAIYMTVLGLSPLIAREICYRIGIDQNIDSSDLTDQNIKAILKEIRLIFANIELGKIYPNMIVDKKIDKIVEFSTIKLNQYEDLNEVKYPDVSSLLENYYFEKDSKERMKQKSSSVKKTIQLKLERLTNKIEKQKKELKEAKSADKYKLKGELLTAYIYLIKKGMENIEVENFYDNNKKVSIELNKNLSPSENAQKYYKKYNKLKNAREEITNMMKDNLEEKDYLENIILSIENCQNEKELKEIKEELMREGYIKAWKMPKKNNKPTTSYMKFMSSKGKLILVGKNNKQNDYLTLRLADNEDLWFHTKDIPGSHVLIKCAGKTVDDSEIIQAATLAAYYSKARMSSNVPVDYTFKKYVKKPSGAKPGMVIYETNKTVYITPSDEEKAKIKIFED; translated from the coding sequence ATGTCTTTAGATGCAATAGTTGTAAGTAATTTAGCTAATGAGCTCAATGATAAATTAGTTGCAAGTAAAATAGATAAGGTATACCAACCGGAAAAAGATGAAATATGCCTCAAGATTAGAGCAGGTAAGGATAATTATAAGTTTGTGATCAGTGCTAGTGCTTCAAACCCAAGATTATATATATCAGATCAATATGATAAAAATAATCCTAAAAAAGCACCTGTTTTTTGTATGACGCTTAGAAAACATATACAATCCGGTGTAATAGATCACATTGAACAAATTGGATTTGAAAGAATAATTAAAATTGCTGTAGATTCATATGACGAACTAAAAGAAAAAACTAGAAAGTTTTTATATATTGAAATAATGGGAAAGCATAGCAATATTATTTTAGTCTCTGAAAAAACTGGTAAAATTATAGATTCTATAAAAAGAGTACCAATAAGTGTCAGTAGATTAAGACAAGTTTTACCAGGTAACGATTATGAATTACCGCCAGTACAAGATAAGATAAATCCAAAAGAAAAAATCGAAGGTGAATTATTTAGGGAGATGATAGTTAGTTTTGACGGACCTATATATAAGGCTATATATATGACTGTATTGGGATTATCTCCACTTATTGCAAGGGAAATTTGCTATAGGATTGGTATAGATCAAAATATTGATTCATCTGATTTAACAGACCAAAATATAAAAGCTATTTTAAAAGAAATTAGGTTGATTTTTGCCAATATAGAACTTGGAAAGATTTATCCTAATATGATAGTAGATAAAAAAATTGACAAGATAGTGGAATTTAGTACTATAAAACTAAATCAGTATGAAGATTTGAATGAAGTAAAATATCCAGATGTATCTTCGTTATTAGAAAATTACTATTTTGAAAAAGATAGTAAAGAAAGAATGAAACAAAAGTCTTCTTCTGTAAAGAAGACTATACAATTAAAACTTGAAAGACTAACAAATAAGATAGAAAAACAAAAAAAAGAACTAAAAGAAGCTAAATCGGCTGATAAATACAAGTTAAAGGGTGAATTATTAACTGCATATATTTATCTGATTAAAAAAGGTATGGAAAATATAGAAGTAGAGAATTTTTATGATAATAATAAAAAGGTTAGTATAGAGTTAAATAAAAATTTAAGCCCTTCAGAAAATGCCCAAAAATATTATAAAAAATATAACAAATTAAAAAATGCTAGAGAAGAAATCACGAATATGATGAAGGATAATCTAGAAGAAAAAGACTACTTAGAAAATATAATATTATCTATAGAAAATTGTCAGAATGAAAAAGAGTTAAAAGAAATAAAGGAAGAATTAATGAGAGAAGGCTATATAAAAGCTTGGAAAATGCCAAAGAAGAATAATAAGCCTACAACAAGTTATATGAAATTTATGTCATCTAAGGGTAAGTTAATATTAGTCGGTAAAAACAATAAGCAAAATGATTATCTAACTTTAAGACTAGCAGATAATGAAGATTTATGGTTTCATACAAAAGATATACCAGGATCTCATGTGTTAATAAAATGTGCGGGAAAAACTGTAGATGATAGCGAAATAATTCAGGCCGCTACATTAGCAGCATATTATAGTAAGGCAAGAATGTCTTCAAATGTGCCAGTCGATTACACTTTCAAAAAATATGTAAAAAAACCTTCCGGTGCAAAGCCAGGAATGGTGATTTATGAAACAAATAAGACTGTATATATTACACCTAGCGATGAGGAAAAAGCAAAGATTAAAATCTTTGAAGATTAG
- a CDS encoding alpha/beta fold hydrolase, whose amino-acid sequence MYFTNSKGYKIYYEDTNTDQRPIIFLHAWGSSHHDFDYCFKNMQGYRKIIYDHRGFGLSDKPNENMSLRHLAEDLKELIEFLKLDNLTIVGYSMGGSVLYKYIEIYGTYRLNSIVLCDITPKITNDNEWKLGIMNGKFTKDDLLDSLAWQFDDMKEAYLNMYYDIDPSLKYKSEKALKRLIDMDLEGNSYYSITSMWFSICYEDFRPILKKIDIPTVLFFASPGSMMTPDTVEYLEEKIENTRTYIFENSTHSFVVNKGRTFSKKLEEYLSKL is encoded by the coding sequence ATGTATTTTACAAATAGTAAAGGTTATAAAATATATTACGAAGACACAAATACAGATCAAAGACCTATTATATTTTTACATGCTTGGGGCAGCTCACATCATGACTTTGATTATTGTTTTAAAAATATGCAGGGATATAGAAAAATAATATATGACCATAGAGGTTTTGGTCTATCAGATAAACCTAATGAAAATATGTCACTAAGACATTTAGCAGAGGATTTAAAAGAACTGATTGAATTTCTAAAACTTGATAATCTAACAATAGTTGGATATTCAATGGGAGGAAGTGTATTGTACAAGTATATAGAAATATATGGGACATATAGACTCAATTCTATCGTACTTTGTGATATAACCCCTAAAATAACAAATGATAATGAGTGGAAACTAGGAATTATGAATGGAAAATTTACAAAGGATGATTTATTAGATTCATTAGCATGGCAATTCGATGATATGAAGGAAGCATATTTAAATATGTACTATGACATAGATCCTAGTTTAAAATATAAATCAGAAAAAGCCTTAAAAAGACTGATAGATATGGATTTAGAAGGAAATTCATACTATTCAATCACATCGATGTGGTTTTCAATATGCTATGAAGACTTTAGACCTATACTAAAAAAAATAGATATTCCAACCGTATTATTTTTTGCAAGTCCAGGATCCATGATGACACCTGATACGGTCGAGTATTTAGAGGAAAAAATAGAGAATACAAGAACATATATTTTTGAAAATTCTACTCATTCTTTTGTAGTTAATAAAGGAAGAACTTTTTCAAAAAAATTAGAAGAATATTTATCTAAGCTTTAA
- the gmk gene encoding guanylate kinase has translation MLKKRGLLLVVSGPSGAGKGTVCKKVIENNDNIMLSVSATTRQPRTGEVEGISYYYKTKEQFEHMIENGQLLEYARVYDNYYGTPKQEIYDQLENGTDIILEIEMQGAMQVKKKFPQAVFIFILPPSLNELKNRIVGRGTETIDQIEKRMSSAFGEIKLIKDYDYFIFNDSIEKSADQVMSIVNAERSKVIRYKEEIISIFKKEI, from the coding sequence ATGTTAAAGAAAAGAGGACTATTGCTAGTTGTTTCAGGGCCAAGTGGTGCAGGAAAAGGTACTGTATGCAAAAAAGTAATCGAAAATAACGATAATATTATGCTTTCTGTTTCAGCAACTACTAGACAACCTAGAACTGGAGAAGTTGAAGGTATAAGCTATTACTACAAAACAAAAGAACAATTTGAGCATATGATAGAAAACGGGCAATTGTTGGAATATGCTAGAGTATATGATAATTATTATGGAACGCCAAAACAAGAAATATACGATCAATTAGAAAATGGCACTGACATAATCTTGGAAATAGAAATGCAGGGGGCTATGCAGGTTAAAAAGAAATTTCCGCAAGCAGTATTTATTTTTATTTTACCGCCAAGTCTAAATGAGCTTAAAAATAGGATAGTTGGTAGAGGAACAGAAACTATAGATCAGATTGAAAAAAGAATGTCGTCTGCTTTTGGTGAAATAAAACTGATAAAGGATTATGATTATTTTATTTTTAATGATAGCATAGAGAAATCTGCTGATCAAGTAATGAGTATAGTAAATGCAGAGAGATCAAAAGTAATAAGATATAAAGAAGAAATTATAAGTATTTTTAAAAAGGAGATTTAA
- the lspA gene encoding signal peptidase II, translating into MYEILIIILLIIDQASKITVKNTLENTQGMSIIDGVFHLTYVENSGAAFGMLQNMQYVFIIIALIVLIAGIYFIHKEESTKLAKISIAMIISGAIGNLVDRLRLGYVIDFFDFKIIWSYVFNFADILVVLGTILLCICLIRSGKDEV; encoded by the coding sequence ATGTACGAAATACTAATTATAATTCTTCTAATAATAGATCAAGCAAGTAAAATAACTGTAAAAAATACATTAGAAAATACACAAGGAATGAGTATAATTGATGGGGTTTTTCATTTGACATATGTAGAAAATAGTGGAGCTGCTTTTGGTATGCTACAAAATATGCAATATGTTTTTATAATTATAGCGCTTATAGTTTTAATTGCAGGTATATATTTTATTCATAAGGAAGAATCTACTAAATTGGCAAAAATTAGTATAGCGATGATAATTTCTGGTGCTATAGGAAACTTAGTTGATAGGCTGAGGTTAGGATATGTAATAGACTTTTTTGATTTTAAAATAATATGGTCATATGTGTTTAATTTTGCAGATATACTGGTTGTATTAGGAACTATATTATTATGCATATGCCTAATCAGAAGTGGAAAGGATGAAGTTTAA
- a CDS encoding RluA family pseudouridine synthase — MNLDIGQEKDVIQDKEIFDQSQNVAVYSVEEDNIGDRLDYFLSKQYKDISRSYIQKLIKEDRVLVNEKIEKASYKLSLYDQIQIAMPEPELLEVIPQDIPLDIVYEDDDIVIVNKVQGMVVHPAPGNMDNTMVNALMYHCKDRLSNINGIIRPGIVHRIDKDTSGLLVVAKNNYAHQKLSEQFKIHSITREYEMICIGNVDWDEKTIETIIGRNPKNRLKMAVVKKNGKNAITHLKLINNYKGFSHIKANLETGRTHQIRVHTASINRPILGDPLYGFKNKRFSKLSGQVLHARKLGFMHPTRNEYIEFDSELPKYFIETLKILEKE; from the coding sequence ATGAATCTTGATATAGGTCAAGAGAAAGATGTGATACAAGATAAAGAGATTTTTGACCAAAGTCAAAATGTAGCGGTTTATTCTGTTGAAGAAGATAATATAGGAGATAGGTTGGATTATTTTTTATCTAAGCAGTATAAGGATATATCAAGATCATACATACAAAAATTAATTAAAGAAGATAGAGTTTTAGTTAATGAAAAAATAGAGAAAGCAAGCTACAAGTTATCTTTATATGATCAAATTCAAATTGCTATGCCTGAGCCTGAATTACTAGAAGTGATTCCACAAGATATACCCTTAGATATAGTGTACGAAGATGATGACATTGTAATAGTTAATAAGGTCCAAGGTATGGTTGTACATCCAGCTCCAGGTAATATGGATAATACTATGGTAAATGCACTGATGTATCACTGTAAGGATAGACTATCTAATATTAATGGAATTATAAGGCCTGGAATAGTTCATAGAATAGATAAAGATACATCGGGACTTTTAGTGGTAGCAAAAAATAATTATGCACATCAAAAATTATCGGAACAATTTAAGATACATTCTATAACTAGAGAATATGAGATGATTTGTATCGGAAATGTAGATTGGGATGAAAAAACAATAGAAACAATAATTGGAAGAAATCCAAAAAATAGATTAAAGATGGCTGTTGTAAAGAAAAATGGCAAAAATGCCATTACACATTTAAAATTAATAAATAATTACAAGGGTTTTTCTCATATAAAAGCGAATCTAGAAACTGGTAGAACACATCAAATAAGAGTGCATACAGCTTCAATTAATAGACCTATATTGGGAGATCCTTTGTATGGTTTTAAAAACAAAAGATTTTCAAAGTTAAGTGGGCAAGTATTACATGCTAGAAAACTTGGATTTATGCATCCTACAAGGAATGAATATATTGAATTTGATTCAGAATTACCAAAGTATTTTATAGAAACATTAAAAATTTTGGAGAAGGAGTAA
- the pyrR gene encoding bifunctional pyr operon transcriptional regulator/uracil phosphoribosyltransferase PyrR, whose amino-acid sequence MEKAKIMDQKAMTRAITRISHEIIEKNKGVENMCIIGIKTKGIPLAKMISEKIGAIESAQIECEFIDITPYRDDITHDKIMDTKDENFNLDIEGKTVILVDDVLYTGRTIRAALDYIIDNGRPSLIQLAVLIDRGHRELPIRADFVGKNVPTSKNEKVQVRFTEYDGEDSVIICE is encoded by the coding sequence ATGGAAAAAGCAAAAATAATGGACCAAAAGGCTATGACGAGAGCTATAACAAGAATAAGCCATGAAATCATAGAAAAGAATAAAGGTGTAGAAAATATGTGTATTATAGGAATCAAAACAAAGGGAATACCACTTGCCAAGATGATTTCTGAAAAGATAGGAGCAATTGAATCTGCACAAATAGAGTGTGAGTTTATAGATATAACACCTTATAGGGACGATATTACGCATGATAAAATCATGGATACAAAAGATGAGAATTTTAACCTTGATATAGAAGGTAAGACTGTAATTCTAGTAGATGATGTACTATATACAGGAAGAACTATTAGAGCAGCACTAGACTATATAATAGATAATGGTAGACCAAGTCTAATACAGTTAGCTGTATTGATTGATAGAGGCCACAGAGAACTTCCAATAAGGGCGGATTTTGTAGGTAAAAATGTGCCTACTTCAAAAAATGAAAAAGTACAAGTTAGATTTACTGAGTATGATGGTGAGGATTCAGTGATAATTTGTGAGTAA